A window of Mycolicibacterium holsaticum DSM 44478 = JCM 12374 genomic DNA:
GTCACCCAGTCACGGCAGCTTTCGAGTAGGTCGCCTGCGTAGCGCAGGCTGCCGTCGCGCCCCAGCCGGCGGTAGGCAGTGACGCCGAGTTTCAGCGTCGCCAACGACCAAAACTCTTTCCCCATCAAATGAGTGGTGGTCTGCTGATGTCGGCCGAACCAGTCGGCGAGGCGATCCCAGGCCGCGCCGTCGGCGTGGTGGTGGCGCGTGAACTCGGCGACATTCTGCTCGTGCGACGACGTCAGCAGGACCGCGTCGTGGTGTGGGGAAGCGTAGGCAGTCTGTACCGGTGCGAACGTGTATTGCAGTCCGCGGGCGTCGAGTTCAGGCTTGAGCCGCTGGTATGCCTCGCTCAGCAGAAACAGCACGTGAAACCCGGAGAAGACGTCGTGGGTGTAACCCGGCGCGGTGAGCTCGGCGGTCTGCACGGCGCCGCCGAGGCGGTCGCTGCTCTCCAGAACGCACACGCCCCAGCCGGCGCGGGTCAGCAGCGCGCCGGCTACCAGGGAGTTGAGTCCACTCCCGATGATCACTGCGTCAAAACGTGGCAATGGCTCAGACCGAACCCAAGTGCGATACGAACGCCGCGAAGGCGGTATCGATCTGTTGTGACACCAGAAGAGGCGCGACGTGCTGAGTCATCCCGACGACGGGGCCGCGCAATACGACGGATGCGGTCCATCGCAGCGTTGTGGAGTTGGGATCGGGCGCGGCGCCCAGCACGATCCTGTTGTCGAAGGTGACGTGAACGCCGTCTCCGAGTGCGGTGCCCGCGAAGCGTGCGCTCTCGCCCGGTGTGCGTTCGACGCACTTCACCCTGGCGGTGAGGTGCAGTTTGCCGAGGCCGAGCGGAAATACGCAGCGTGCGCGGATTTCGCCGGACGATTGCACCGAAACGTCCTGGACCACCGGGATCAAGCCGAGGAAGGTGGCGGGCTCGGCGATCGCGTCCCAGGTCGTCTCCGGTGATGCCTCGACCAAGCGGGTCCCATCAAAGTTCATCGTGACTCCACGATCACTCGGCGTTGGCTGGCCTCGGGTTCGTGGATGAGCGACCACACGCGTTGTGGGTCGTTGAAACTTTCATGCACCACCGCTCGTATCCCTGCGGCCCGCAATGCATCTTGAACTGCCGCGCTGATGGTGTGCAGGCCTGCACCGCCGCCCTCGCCCATCCCCTTCGCGCCCACCGGTCCGAATGGCGACGGGGTGACGACCTCGCCGGTGTGAAGATCAGGCATGTCGAGGGCAGTCGGCACGTGGTATTGGTAGAAGTTCGACGTCAGCAACTGCCCGTGTTCGTCGTATTCGTAGCTTTCGGTGAGCGCGGCGCCCAGGCCATGGGCCAACGCGCCGTGCACCTGACCCTCCACGATCATCGGGTTGACCCGTACCCCGCAGTCGTCAACGGCGACATACCGCAGAATTTCGATTGCCCCGGTGTCCGGGTCGATTTCGATGACCGCCAGGTGTACCTGCGACGCATACGTGAGCGTCAAGTTGCCGAACTTCCGTTCCACATCTGGCAGGGCGAACGGTGGCCGGTACACGTAACGACAGTTGAGCGTCACATCCAAATCGGCTGGGTAGTCGAGGTTGTCGACGTTCACCAGACTCGCCAGCTCGAAAAACGTGAGCGATCCGCCGTGGGGAGCCAGGGCCGCTCCCTTGGCGAGGACGATCTCGGCGGCAGGTGCCCCGAGCACCGCGCCGGCGAGGAGTCGGATCTCAGCGGCCAGCTTCTCCGCAGCACCTTTGGTCGCACCCAGTCCGGTGACGGCGAATTG
This region includes:
- a CDS encoding SRPBCC domain-containing protein, with translation MNFDGTRLVEASPETTWDAIAEPATFLGLIPVVQDVSVQSSGEIRARCVFPLGLGKLHLTARVKCVERTPGESARFAGTALGDGVHVTFDNRIVLGAAPDPNSTTLRWTASVVLRGPVVGMTQHVAPLLVSQQIDTAFAAFVSHLGSV